Genomic window (Planococcus sp. MSAK28401):
GTTATGAAATGAATATTAAATTGAGCTAAATTCTATTGAGTGCATAGCGAACGCTTGTGGAGTGCCTATCTGTCCATAAGAAGGTCTTATGTATAGTTGCGATGCCGAAAACATCAATAATTATGAAGAGACAAGGTGAATTATTTTTAGAATATTAGAATATATATAACCTATTGGATCCCATTTTTTAGTTTATAATAAGTGGAGAATAAAATAATGGGAGGTTAGGTAATGGGTAAATATCCATCTTTAAAAATTTTTCAATCGAATAGCAGAGACTGCTATTTGATTGAAAAGTATTAGTTCCCAAATTATTTTAAATAGGAGTCTTTGCTTATATCTTATATTAAAATCCAGAAGGGGCAAAGACATGAGATACATTAATGCGAAGAGTATATTACCTAAGGAAGTTCTAAAATTGATACAGAAATACGCGGATGGAGAGTATCTCTATATTCCAAGAATTGAAGGCGAAGAAAAATCGTGGGGAGAAAAAAACGGCACGAAAAGTAGATTAATAAAAAGAGACAAAGAAATCTATGAAGAGTACCAAAAAGGGTACACTTATGCAGATTTATCAGCAGCTTATTTCTTATCTGTTAAAA
Coding sequences:
- a CDS encoding CD3324 family protein, whose product is MRYINAKSILPKEVLKLIQKYADGEYLYIPRIEGEEKSWGEKNGTKSRLIKRDKEIYEEYQKGYTYADLSAAYFLSVKSIQRIVSKEKNMY